A window from Pseudomonas frederiksbergensis encodes these proteins:
- a CDS encoding dermonecrotic toxin domain-containing protein, with product MPTAPSPDTTAYTDVTARAVSAQFGTRPTLRSVTARLLQSSLLEKYPSLDFDPERTRLAQPFSGGGWTLTLLLDVALNYLASGTAPRLDEQYGRQCFLTNKAPVRLSVDSTRRREPDMQIIAGIMAELTATVHIGFQEDLSAYWNAATDNSVSRWQWIADLLAGVLKTSSVRHSSTNSLQADLLTELCNNPDKQQRLEAPGSKGRIHACFIETTLSKDQLSVSLQSPDILLICGETRLLCSVSGDIESFPSLEAFGRAWCARFEPGLMADAIAWKRYEPDGNLFDTQAALLLNQQLEDLAALTLPARTSLDDLEKRYEAITDPATRFIGAQASIGTDLTHLPLIQETIPQWLQKAEATDRMAYRKQVLALASLKQQAAGRSFQTGIDDLHTFAKKALRQQMSEDRPTAPDYDADQLELTFHVPVGDLGSGYIHRTKMSLTQLAINNLASRPNGRITIRHTAGLVIQDWVTEAYLLDLVNRVNIGKQYPELIQAQLLDDTPQARERQRLFGLELAVHLPMLALEQAIKAEQGFTRQGYRYVEALMHGTTAERFVDEQEVVLRPLAFQRKPQAECDVVSNMFIIEPRDLRADGPHILYRPLYVPALQQFPTRQALWRAIAQPGQLQSSVLTWLTDRARPVYDNNGLNEPHIIHFHVGDDFVPLQKPKPAILAGNEAAADWIAALEHGRLLMQLFDSNARALVELADRQSVSNAESRWAIILEGGWLLFNNLLLPLARGPAMLVGWMLQITHSLIQDLPALDSNDAMSREQAWVDVLLNIGLLLLHAPLREASPNALPPNAAPEFAQVLAPLRQPTAHPFDTTRAEITEASPGLPSEPPGSGNTLLDFNLSTARDSASARLFEKLKAVRVPWPAKLPDPIASGPFKGLYRINDKWHATVAALFFRVSTVPGFGEVYLVHPEHPDHPGFKLKSDGQGRWTLDQGLKLLGGGRKKRIDALREQQQQRIGELEQQFQDFLDQQDRTVRRVDIADNLAQLKLKSPSSTEQERSTFRQRYVQELDIQTQSYVTLIAGIKEKSALTGLPVDEKMRSVLLGNIIKNERKRIVMADHDREAANANSSEFSTAGRLYEALITGDEGLWDRYLDFVRTTSEINEVMIKSYEEVDKRLQELEQIPQLGAQALEELNKGRPENELTALRVKIFQLITLRILSVQTLLSDTTTALEAAIDPLVMLSRSHAELQSAHVYESSDRIAVLDNLVDRYNKAQDALGSIEIFSADELHMPAFNRLREIIEQLRVDAEQRLADELQRSSPAQAQSSTQEAGTSKGTAGGRKPSTASRKKVIKTSKGMLIGDVRPNTDNQGGEIVDIKGPMEDSPLTSFREDSPDVWVEMVAAKTPEPKATSRPYPQLKGDARKALAKVDEQVRKIEGYAQRASSPKEIEEQLQREAQKLMHFADKLENHEHAPSTGEKDATLLTELRDKARVLENKATELRTRMTLYQAPTSEGLEYLQHHNQLYARIIGARVQLKTGRKDFVQEYVLLNRENQPWWYGHFHYAKANDAKANYTQAHLKTREQRYETYESALAKAKDPKQKIEIHHGFITKSLAEQSFLPLEPR from the coding sequence ATGCCTACAGCTCCATCGCCGGACACCACGGCGTATACCGACGTCACAGCCCGCGCGGTCAGTGCACAGTTTGGCACTCGTCCGACCTTACGCTCGGTAACCGCCCGCCTGCTCCAGAGCAGCCTACTGGAAAAATATCCGTCACTGGATTTCGATCCCGAGCGCACTCGTCTCGCACAGCCGTTCTCCGGGGGCGGCTGGACGCTCACCCTGTTGCTCGACGTGGCGCTCAACTACCTGGCGAGCGGCACTGCACCGCGGCTGGACGAACAGTACGGTCGCCAGTGTTTTCTAACCAACAAAGCGCCCGTGCGCCTGTCGGTCGATAGCACCCGCCGTCGTGAACCTGATATGCAAATTATCGCGGGCATCATGGCTGAATTGACTGCCACTGTTCATATCGGCTTCCAGGAAGACCTCAGTGCCTATTGGAACGCAGCGACCGACAATAGCGTCAGTCGCTGGCAATGGATTGCTGATTTGCTGGCCGGCGTGCTGAAAACCTCCTCTGTTCGCCACTCGTCAACCAACAGCCTGCAAGCCGACCTCCTCACCGAGCTCTGCAACAACCCCGATAAACAGCAGCGCCTTGAGGCTCCCGGGTCCAAAGGCAGGATCCACGCCTGCTTCATCGAAACCACGTTGAGCAAAGATCAGCTGTCGGTCAGCCTGCAAAGTCCTGACATTTTGCTGATCTGCGGTGAAACCCGTCTGCTGTGCAGCGTGTCCGGTGACATCGAATCATTTCCGTCCCTTGAGGCGTTCGGGCGGGCCTGGTGCGCACGGTTTGAACCGGGCCTGATGGCCGATGCCATTGCCTGGAAACGTTACGAACCTGACGGCAACCTTTTCGACACCCAGGCAGCCCTGCTGCTGAACCAACAGCTCGAAGACCTGGCCGCGCTGACGCTGCCGGCACGCACTAGCCTGGACGACCTGGAAAAACGCTACGAGGCCATCACCGATCCGGCCACGCGATTCATTGGCGCCCAGGCGAGCATTGGAACAGACCTCACTCACCTTCCCCTGATACAGGAAACGATTCCCCAGTGGTTGCAAAAGGCCGAAGCTACCGACCGCATGGCCTATCGCAAACAGGTGCTGGCCCTCGCAAGCCTCAAGCAACAGGCGGCAGGCCGCTCGTTTCAGACGGGTATCGACGACCTTCATACCTTCGCCAAAAAAGCCCTGCGTCAGCAGATGAGCGAAGATCGACCCACCGCCCCCGACTATGACGCCGATCAGCTGGAGCTCACCTTCCATGTACCCGTCGGCGACTTGGGCAGCGGTTATATTCACCGGACCAAAATGTCGTTGACCCAACTGGCAATCAATAACCTGGCCAGTAGACCCAATGGCCGAATAACCATCCGTCACACCGCAGGCCTGGTGATTCAAGACTGGGTCACCGAGGCTTATCTGTTGGATTTGGTCAACCGGGTGAATATCGGCAAACAGTACCCTGAGTTAATTCAGGCCCAATTGCTTGACGACACCCCGCAAGCGCGGGAACGCCAGCGACTGTTCGGCCTGGAGCTTGCCGTTCACTTGCCGATGTTGGCCCTGGAACAGGCGATCAAGGCTGAACAAGGCTTCACTCGTCAGGGCTATCGCTACGTCGAAGCGTTGATGCACGGCACCACGGCTGAGCGATTCGTGGACGAGCAGGAAGTTGTCCTGCGCCCCCTGGCTTTCCAAAGAAAGCCACAGGCCGAATGCGACGTGGTCAGCAACATGTTCATCATCGAGCCCCGTGATCTGCGCGCCGATGGTCCGCACATCCTCTACCGGCCGCTGTATGTTCCGGCGCTCCAGCAATTCCCGACCCGCCAGGCCCTGTGGCGCGCCATTGCGCAACCGGGTCAATTGCAGAGCAGCGTACTGACGTGGCTGACGGACCGTGCACGACCTGTCTACGACAACAACGGACTCAACGAACCACACATTATTCACTTCCACGTTGGCGATGATTTCGTACCACTTCAAAAGCCGAAACCGGCGATTCTGGCAGGCAACGAAGCCGCCGCCGACTGGATCGCGGCGCTGGAACACGGTCGGTTGCTAATGCAACTGTTCGATAGTAATGCCCGTGCATTGGTCGAACTGGCTGACCGGCAATCGGTGTCCAATGCCGAGAGCCGCTGGGCGATCATCCTCGAAGGTGGCTGGCTGCTGTTCAACAACCTGCTTTTACCCCTGGCGCGCGGCCCCGCCATGCTGGTGGGCTGGATGCTGCAAATTACCCATAGCCTGATCCAGGACCTGCCAGCGCTGGACAGCAATGACGCCATGTCGCGGGAGCAAGCCTGGGTCGATGTGTTGCTTAACATTGGGCTGTTACTGCTGCATGCGCCACTTCGCGAAGCCAGCCCCAACGCACTCCCCCCCAACGCTGCCCCAGAGTTTGCGCAGGTGTTGGCCCCATTGCGTCAGCCCACCGCGCACCCCTTCGATACAACCAGGGCTGAAATCACCGAGGCTTCGCCGGGATTACCCTCCGAGCCACCGGGCAGTGGCAACACCCTGCTGGACTTCAACCTGTCTACCGCTCGCGATTCAGCCTCGGCCCGATTGTTCGAAAAACTCAAGGCCGTGCGGGTTCCGTGGCCGGCTAAGCTGCCAGACCCGATTGCCTCCGGCCCATTCAAAGGGCTGTACCGAATCAACGACAAATGGCACGCCACCGTCGCAGCCCTGTTTTTTCGCGTGAGCACCGTACCGGGATTTGGCGAGGTCTATCTGGTACACCCTGAACATCCTGATCATCCCGGTTTCAAACTGAAGTCCGATGGCCAAGGCAGATGGACCCTGGACCAAGGGCTGAAACTGCTCGGCGGTGGCCGCAAGAAAAGAATTGATGCGTTGCGCGAGCAACAACAACAGCGAATCGGGGAGCTGGAGCAGCAGTTTCAGGACTTTCTCGATCAGCAGGATCGCACGGTAAGACGCGTCGACATTGCCGACAACCTGGCACAGTTGAAACTCAAGAGCCCTTCCAGCACTGAGCAAGAGCGCTCCACTTTCCGCCAGCGGTACGTCCAGGAGCTGGACATCCAGACTCAAAGCTACGTAACGCTAATCGCCGGCATCAAGGAAAAAAGCGCTTTGACGGGCCTACCTGTCGACGAAAAAATGCGCAGCGTATTGCTGGGCAACATCATCAAAAATGAACGTAAACGGATTGTCATGGCTGACCATGATCGTGAAGCCGCCAACGCGAACTCCTCTGAGTTCAGCACTGCAGGGCGACTTTATGAGGCGCTGATTACCGGGGACGAAGGACTCTGGGATCGCTACCTCGACTTTGTACGCACAACCAGCGAAATCAATGAAGTCATGATCAAGTCCTATGAAGAAGTGGACAAGCGGCTGCAAGAACTTGAACAGATCCCCCAGCTGGGTGCGCAAGCGCTGGAAGAGTTGAACAAGGGTCGACCGGAAAACGAGCTGACAGCCCTAAGGGTCAAGATTTTTCAACTGATTACCCTGCGAATCCTCAGCGTCCAGACACTCCTGAGCGACACCACCACCGCCCTGGAAGCAGCCATCGACCCCTTGGTGATGCTGTCCCGGTCCCATGCGGAATTACAGTCTGCCCATGTTTATGAATCCTCGGACCGCATCGCTGTGCTCGACAACCTGGTCGACCGCTACAACAAGGCGCAGGACGCCCTGGGGAGTATCGAAATCTTCAGCGCCGATGAGTTACATATGCCGGCATTCAACCGCTTGCGCGAGATCATCGAGCAATTGCGCGTCGATGCCGAGCAGCGCCTGGCCGATGAACTTCAAAGGTCGTCACCCGCACAGGCGCAATCATCCACGCAAGAAGCGGGTACTTCGAAAGGAACAGCCGGTGGCAGGAAGCCTTCCACGGCCAGCCGGAAAAAGGTGATCAAAACGTCCAAAGGTATGTTGATTGGCGACGTTCGCCCGAACACCGACAATCAGGGCGGCGAAATCGTTGACATAAAAGGGCCTATGGAAGACAGCCCCTTGACGTCTTTCCGTGAAGACTCGCCCGATGTCTGGGTCGAAATGGTTGCAGCCAAAACACCGGAACCCAAAGCCACCTCCCGCCCCTACCCGCAACTCAAGGGCGACGCCCGCAAAGCGTTGGCGAAAGTCGATGAGCAGGTCAGGAAGATCGAGGGCTACGCACAACGTGCAAGCTCACCCAAGGAAATCGAAGAGCAGTTGCAACGTGAAGCGCAAAAGCTCATGCATTTCGCCGACAAGCTGGAAAACCATGAGCACGCCCCGTCAACCGGCGAAAAAGACGCCACACTTCTCACCGAACTGCGGGACAAGGCCCGGGTTCTGGAGAACAAGGCAACGGAACTGCGCACCCGCATGACGTTGTACCAGGCTCCCACCAGCGAGGGATTGGAATACCTGCAACATCACAACCAACTTTACGCGCGAATCATTGGCGCACGGGTCCAGCTGAAAACCGGGCGCAAGGATTTCGTGCAGGAGTACGTCTTGCTCAACCGTGAAAACCAACCCTGGTGGTATGGTCATTTTCACTATGCAAAGGCCAACGATGCCAAGGCGAACTACACCCAGGCACACTTGAAAACCAGGGAACAACGCTACGAAACCTATGAATCGGCCTTGGCGAAGGCCAAGGACCCGAAACAAAAGATCGAAATACATCATGGATTCATCACTAAATCCTTGGCCGAGCAAAGCTTTCTACCCTTGGAACCACGCTGA
- a CDS encoding efflux RND transporter permease subunit: MTSLSTHHQDKATFLERLIFNNRPAVIFICLLVSIFLFWQATLIRPSTSFEKMIPLEHPFIQKMMEHRNDLANLGNTVRISVEATDGDIFSKEYMETLRQINDEVFYISGVDRSGLKSLWSPSVRWTEVTEEGFAGGEVIPQSYNGSQQSLDLLRNNVLKSGQVGRLVANDFKSSIVDIPLLESYPDPQDQGKLLALDYRKFSHELEDKIRNKFEAQNPNVKIHIVGFAKKVGDLIDGLVMVVMFFGVAFVITLVLLYWFTNCMRSTVAVLSTTLVAVVWQLGLMHFFGFGLDPYSMLVPFLIFAIGISHGVQKINGIALQSSEAENALTAARRTFRQLFLPGMIAILADAVGFITLLIIDIGVIRELAIGASIGVAVIVFTNLILLPVAISYVGISKRAVERSKKDAHREHPFWRLLSNFASPKVAPVSIILALLAFSGGLWYSQNLKIGDLDQGAPELRPDSRYNKDNNFIISNYSTSSDVLVVMVKTKSEGCSRYEAMAPIDELMWKMQNTEGVQSAISLVTVSKQMIKGMNEGNLKWETLSRNPDVLNNSIARADGLYNNSCSLAPVLVFLNDHKAATLDRAVHAVQDFAKENNKEGLEFILAAGNAGIEAATNEVIKESELTILILVYICVATMCMITFRSWAATLCIVLPLVLTSVLGNALMAFMGIGVKVATLPVVALGVGIGVDYGIYIYSRLESFLRAGLPLQEAYYQTLKSTGKAVLFTGLCLAIGVCTWIFSAIKFQADMGLMLTFMLLWNMFGALWLLPALARFLIKPEKLAGQKGNSLFAH, encoded by the coding sequence ATGACATCCTTGAGCACTCATCATCAAGACAAGGCGACGTTTCTCGAACGCCTGATTTTCAACAACCGTCCGGCAGTGATCTTCATCTGCCTGCTGGTCAGTATCTTCCTGTTCTGGCAAGCGACGCTGATCCGGCCGTCCACCAGTTTCGAAAAAATGATCCCGCTCGAGCATCCGTTCATTCAAAAGATGATGGAGCATCGCAACGATCTGGCGAACCTGGGCAACACGGTGCGCATCTCGGTGGAAGCCACTGATGGCGACATTTTCTCCAAGGAGTACATGGAGACTCTGCGTCAGATCAATGACGAGGTGTTCTACATTTCCGGTGTTGACCGTTCCGGTCTGAAGTCACTTTGGAGCCCCAGCGTACGCTGGACTGAAGTGACAGAGGAGGGCTTCGCCGGGGGCGAAGTAATTCCGCAGAGCTACAACGGCTCCCAGCAAAGCCTCGACCTGTTGCGCAACAACGTACTCAAGTCCGGCCAGGTCGGACGTCTGGTGGCCAACGACTTCAAGTCGAGCATTGTCGATATCCCGCTGTTGGAGTCCTACCCGGACCCACAGGACCAAGGCAAGTTGCTGGCGCTGGACTATCGCAAGTTCTCTCACGAACTCGAAGACAAGATCCGCAACAAGTTCGAAGCCCAGAACCCTAACGTGAAGATCCACATCGTCGGTTTCGCCAAGAAAGTCGGCGACCTGATCGATGGGCTGGTCATGGTGGTGATGTTCTTCGGCGTCGCCTTCGTCATCACGTTGGTCCTGCTCTACTGGTTCACCAACTGCATGCGCAGTACCGTGGCGGTGTTGAGCACCACGCTGGTGGCGGTGGTCTGGCAGCTCGGTTTGATGCATTTCTTTGGTTTCGGGCTCGATCCCTACTCGATGCTGGTGCCGTTCCTGATCTTCGCCATTGGTATTTCCCATGGTGTGCAGAAGATCAACGGTATCGCCTTGCAGTCCAGCGAGGCAGAAAACGCCTTGACTGCGGCGCGGCGCACGTTCCGTCAGCTGTTCCTGCCCGGCATGATTGCGATCCTTGCGGATGCGGTAGGTTTCATCACGCTGCTGATCATCGACATCGGCGTGATTCGTGAACTGGCCATCGGCGCGTCGATCGGCGTGGCGGTCATCGTGTTCACCAACCTGATCCTGCTGCCAGTGGCTATTTCCTACGTTGGCATCAGCAAACGCGCAGTCGAACGCAGCAAGAAAGACGCGCACCGCGAACACCCGTTCTGGCGCCTGCTGTCGAATTTTGCCAGCCCGAAAGTGGCGCCGGTGTCGATCATCCTGGCCTTGTTGGCCTTCAGCGGCGGCCTCTGGTACAGCCAGAACCTGAAAATCGGTGACCTGGACCAGGGCGCTCCGGAACTGCGTCCGGACTCGCGTTACAACAAGGACAACAACTTCATCATCAGCAATTACTCCACCAGTTCCGACGTGCTGGTGGTGATGGTCAAGACCAAGTCCGAAGGATGCTCGCGCTACGAGGCCATGGCGCCGATCGACGAGCTGATGTGGAAGATGCAGAACACCGAGGGCGTGCAGTCGGCGATCTCGCTGGTGACCGTGTCCAAGCAGATGATCAAGGGCATGAACGAAGGCAACCTGAAATGGGAAACCTTGTCGCGTAACCCGGACGTGCTGAACAACTCGATCGCTCGGGCTGATGGTTTGTACAACAACAGTTGCTCCCTGGCGCCGGTGCTGGTGTTCCTCAACGATCACAAGGCCGCCACGCTGGATCGCGCCGTGCATGCGGTGCAAGACTTCGCCAAGGAGAACAACAAGGAAGGCCTGGAATTCATCCTGGCGGCCGGTAACGCCGGGATCGAAGCGGCCACCAACGAGGTGATCAAGGAGTCCGAGCTGACCATCCTTATCCTGGTGTACATCTGCGTGGCGACCATGTGCATGATCACCTTCCGTTCCTGGGCCGCGACCTTGTGCATCGTGCTGCCGCTGGTACTGACTTCGGTACTCGGCAACGCCCTCATGGCCTTCATGGGCATCGGCGTGAAAGTCGCGACCTTGCCTGTCGTGGCGCTCGGGGTGGGGATTGGCGTGGACTACGGGATCTACATCTACAGCCGTCTGGAAAGCTTCCTGCGTGCAGGTCTGCCGTTGCAAGAGGCGTACTACCAGACGCTGAAATCCACCGGTAAAGCCGTGCTGTTCACCGGCCTGTGCCTGGCGATCGGCGTGTGCACCTGGATCTTCTCGGCCATCAAGTTCCAGGCCGACATGGGCCTGATGTTGACCTTCATGCTGCTCTGGAACATGTTCGGCGCGCTGTGGCTTTTGCCGGCGCTGGCACGCTTCCTGATCAAACCGGAGAAACTGGCGGGGCAGAAAGGCAACTCGCTGTTCGCTCACTGA